The following nucleotide sequence is from Megalops cyprinoides isolate fMegCyp1 chromosome 19, fMegCyp1.pri, whole genome shotgun sequence.
CCCGGCCCAGAGAGCCTGCATCATTGAGAAGTGGATCAAAGTTGCACAGGTCAGCATGGGTGAAAGAGATGGACACCTGTGCTGGTTCAGTGTGAGAATGAAACCCAAGGAAAGGATTTGGTTGCACTTGTCTAGTGTGTAGTGCTCTGCCTTATATGGGCCAATaactctgtgtgttttggtgttgtgATGGCAGAGTGAAGCTTCACAAACCCCAAAATGGTTTATCAGTAAGTCACCAGTTTGAATCAATAATATTGCTTTCCTGTGGAAAGCAAAGTGTTATGATTGGTTCATACAGATCAGTAATTGACAGCACTTGCATCCACTCATTGAATGAAACATGAGCCTTCACAAATCCCTAGTTTTGAGTGAGGTTGGTATGTCCAgataaacactttccctgggattcaTTTGCCGGTGCTAACTGGCTAATTGGCTTTGTGTTATCCAGGAGTGCCGGCAACTGAAGAACTTCAGCTCTCTGAAAGCCATCCTGTCTGCCTTGCAGTCCAATGCCATCTACAGACTGAGAAAGACCTGGGCTGCTGtctccaggtgtgtgtgcacacagattCCACTCCCACATTCAATCAGATTTCGTTTTTGTTTGGGGTTTGAATTAGGGCTCAGGTgagctgatcctgggtcagttgTTGGGGTGCTGTGGAAGGGTTGGGTACAGCAGTCAGTttagagcaggggtgtccaaacctctcctggagggccacttgtcctgcatgtttcaaatctctccctgctccagcacagctgattcaaatgatcagtttgttattcagcagcttcaggagttcataacgagttgatcatttgaatcagctgtgttggagcagggagagatttaaaacatgcaggacaagtggccctccaggagaggtttggacacccctggtttAGAGCAAAGGTTGTGTAGCATGGCATTATTGCCTTAACCTTTCAGTAATGTGATCTGTCGctcaaaacagaaaagtaatttCGAGGAAGTCAAGTGCTcatgtgctgaaatgtgttgaaGGAGGGCAGGTGCTCACTTCCCGTTAAATATGTTGAAGGGGGTAAGGTGCACACTCcctgttaaatgttttgaagGTGAGTAGGTGCTCATTACCTGGTTGTTGTATTGATGAGAGATGTGCCATGTCATTGCAGGGAGAGCATGGCAATGTTTGAGCACCTGTGCGATACCTTCCCAGATGAGAACTGTGTGCTGAGCAGCAGGGAGATCCTAGTGGAGGTGAGATTGTACAGCCTGTGGCCCCCCACCCATTCCTGTGGCTCTGAGCACAGGGCCCTCTGGATGCACAGTCATAATGGAAAACTGATCACATGACTTAGCCATCCCCTGCCCCTTACATTTCCTGTTAGGAGTTAACGTGCAAATGAAATGACCTAATCATTATGGTCATGACTCTCCTGCATTCACAAACAAGTTGGGTGAGACCAAAGACCCCAACAAACTGACAGAGAgcttcacacacatgcaaacatacacatatgcatacatatacacacatacacatacgcatacacacacgcacacatgcacgcacatatacacacacacacacatacacacatacacacacacacacacacacacacacacacacacactaacacacagacatgcacacatgcacctaTTTGTACAGCTTTGTTCTAGAGTACAGAGGGGTTGATGCAATGCTTGGACAGTACTGAGCATTTACATCAGATGAGAATAAGGTCCGCTTAACATTCCTCAGAGCAGTGGGCTGTGTATGAGAGTGCTCTTGATTTAATAGGTGCTAGTTTGCTGTGCACAGAAGCTCTTTGATGATACAGTACCTCTGAAATAATAGTTAGGATTGTGTTCACTATACTGTTTTcctattattttcattaaagttCCATCTCATCAAACCCAGTGGTGGAACTAGAGTTTTACACATGGGGTAAAAATTGACAGAAAATTAGTGTGTAACCCTAACTTGGCATCTAAGGAGCAAGAATGATTGCTGATTAGAGGTAGAAGTGATAATTCACTTAACCTGGAGTTCTTCAATGTGACAGATAGTGTGGTCCACTTGGGTTACTTCACTAGAATTCTTTAACATACTATGAATAGCCAGAGTTTCTACCTCGAACTGCAGCTCAaatttctttctcacacacacacacacacacacacaccgtactGTACTCACATACTGGAGAGACTTGGCTcactctgttttcatgaatatataatctAGGTCTATAAGTGTTGAACgtccaaaatatttttagaaaataaagcTGAAGCACCAAGGAGATAAGATTGTGTGTAACAtaatttgcatagtttatttatggaagtaaatttataaaatacacactgaaatttgacataccacaaattttattatttgaatcTATAGTATTTATGATATATTTCATTGAAGTGGCTGATATCAAATTCCTGCTTTCATTCATGTGATTTTCTCTTTTCTaatactgtgatgtcacacaataacttcttttattctgttataGCACATGATTCCACTCTAATTCCATTCTGATGAATGGGGGACAGGTTTATTTCTGAAGAAGGCATAGTATCAGTGCTTAAACAGTGGCTGGAGTGTCTGCACTTTTAAGAGCTGTTCTCTACTTAACATCCTGGTGCGAATAAGCACCattatttcaaagacaaatacaaTGTCTTCATAACTCCATGACTGCACTCATTTATAGACTCAAGATTAGTATGTGTTCACATTGCTTTTACTACATCAACAGAACCTGGgacacacagattaaaaaggtgtaatctgtttttaatgacCTTTTGAGAGAAAACTTATTATGCACATTGTACATGACTAGCTCCAGTCTTTAATTATTACTGATAAATTGATAATAAATTCTTAATATCCTTCCTATTTCCTGTAATGACATGTGGTTTTTATGGAAGACACACAGCCACCAAGATAAAGCACTGCTGTCATATGAATATCAGGGGTCAAGGGTCACATCTGGGCCTTTGCACAGAGGCCATACCTTTTCCTGTACCTGTGCCTGTAcgtgtttttttgttcagatcAAAGCATAACTCCTTTATTGTCAGCAGGATGGAAGCCACCCAGCTGTGGACAGCTCGGTCCCCAAGTCTCCCAAGCCTCCCAAGCGGAGCCCCATCTCCAGGCAGACGGTGAGGGTTCTCCATGAGAGATACAAggggaaaacacacaggaaagacaGCCAGAGAGCTGCTGGCTCAGCATCACTAGTGGAGAGGAAGCATCTGCGCCCACTCAGCACTTTCTGCTCACACTTTCACTCTGTGACCCAAATGTCACATGACCTCtcttaggctgtgttcacatgtagcgtcttttttgaagctgtcagcgtctgttttacataGAGTAGAccatgttttcaaaaacatcctgagcttttttttttatgctgtagCCGGCGTCTTTTTCCACAGCTCAGGgcgtttttttctgcagctcagggtgcttttttcagttgaaaaaagttcaacttctcagaaaaaaacgcCCTACATCAagcgcttttttgacagctgaccaatcacaggcggagatggagaaggtagcagtgcagaagttaattgtgctagtttctgagcacagtgaactgcacaacatgacagttaaacggtatcataacattcatcataaagatgccgtttggagtcaaattgttgttagcaaaactagcctgttacctaacgttagctctacaacaatgtatagccagctagatcgctaacaacatgctactgtacatgctactgttgttatggcaacaaaagacgctctcaactgctttttggaaaaaacaCTGCCGGCGAAAATGCTAtggccagcgtttttcatcaaaaaaagacgctacgtgtgaacacagccttagGGACCATGATTTGTGTGGCCCAAAGAAACAGCTGTGATTCCCCATGGAGAAACTTCCTATATTTGTTTCAGGCTCTCTTATACAATGGAAACATGGTTCCAACTTTAGTTACTGTGCTGTAGGCAGATGGGCTGCCTTGAGCAAGCACTGCATGTGCTTTGGGCATTTGGTAGCTGACTCTCTGCATTTGCAGGGCATTTGGTGGTTATTTGCTTTCTCTGTATTGACTGTGCTCTGCAGAGTATCTCTGGTGGCATTGTCCCCTACCTGGGCACTTACCTGACAGTCCTCACCATGCTGGACACAGCACTACCTGACACCATGGAGGTAAGCACTCTGAATAATATTAGTTCTTGGTAGATCAGAGAGTCTGTGTTTAGGTGGCCCACCTGGAGACGCAGTCAAACTTATAACTGATTTGTGCTGTCTTCATCCCATAAGTTCCAATAGAACATATCAACCACAGAAATGCACTATAAATAcgaaatgtttttcatttgtttggtgCATATTGCACAGGTCACGTTTGACAACCATGTTAATTTATATTGGTAAACTAACCTCTTCTACACACTGATTTACTGATGACTTTCTCTCAACCGTAGGGTGGCCTCATCAACTTTGAGAAGCGGAGGAGGGTGAGTGTTCCCCTAGCCACGTTCCTGCGTTAAATCTGGGTACAGTAAGATAGGGCCTATTTGGAACATTCTGTTTTCCAAAGAACATTATCAATGCAGTGATAACATCTTCTCCCTGTTAGAAGCCCATGAGTGACTGAGGGACACACTCTCCCTGTTAGAGGCCCATTACATGAAGCATTTTTGGCCTCAGGATGTGTTCTTGGTTCTGGTCAAGTACCTGTTCACCTCCAAGCTTTATGGCCATCTCCACGTcaggagaggagctggcagGCCACTTACAGCCTGGAGGGCATTTCATAActgtgtctccctctgctgctctcccagGAGTTTGAAGTTCTCTCCCAgatccagcagctgcaggaggcctGCTCCCTGTCTATCCTGCCTCACCACCCACAGATCACGCAGTGGCTGCTAGGgcaaaaaatgctgaatgaCCAGGAGAGGTAGGAGCTGTTTCTTCtctgggacagggagagggcaCCTCATGCTACATTGCATGTTGTAATGTCCCCTGACCCTGGGCATGTCCCCTGCAGTTATGACCTGTCTCGGGAGCTGGAGCCTCCTGCCGACTCATGCCCCAGCTCGCCGAGCTCCTGGAGCCACCGCCTGCTTTCCAAAAAGCTCTCCTCGTAAGCCTCGCCCTCTGCCACTATACTTCTCAGAATAGGAACGTGTATATTACAACTAATGACCACATCCTCAGCATAAACTCCAGTCCAGTACCATGGCATCACAGTTTGCTAATGCTCACACATattttgcctctgtgtgtgtgtgtgcgtgcgtgcaggTTGCTGACCATCACTGGGGGACCTGACAGAAAGATGCACTCCGACCAGGTCAGTGTGTCCTCCTCAGGGTCCAGTGGATCTGAAATGGAGGATCTCTCCACCCCACACTCCTCACCCCTCAGCCTGCAGGTAGAGCGGACCTCTACTCACAAACCTtattgctctgtctctccctctccccctccctccttccctttccctctctgtgcctctctccctttccctctcactcttcctgCTTCTCTGTCCATCAATGAAGTTTTACAAATCACTGCCAAATGTTATTCATAACTTGTTTCACTTTAGAACAGTAGGCCCCCACGCAGTAGTGGAGTCATCTGTCTGAAGGTGCTTGAGGTCTATGTTCTTTGGCATGTTTCTGCTATGTAACCTCCACACCCACAATCCTACTGCACTCTGACACATCATTGTAACAGTTGTCCTTGAAACCTTTCTGTTATAAGCCTAGAGGTGTGCCAGGAAtcaagtgttttattttgaaaagagcATGGGTAGatccttttatttatgttacttGCTGGGGCACCACTGTTGTACCCACCCtgcttcagtaattatccagctgtataaacggataacatgtgAAGAgtgtaaccgatgtaagtttGTCTGGATAAAAACATGGATAAgaacaaatgacaataatgtaaaatgctaAGCAGATAAAGTGTGTCATTGGATGCAGTGGACTAAtgctgagcagagagagtgtgtgattaGATGCAGTGGGTTATAGTTGTGATTAGATGCAGTGGGTTAtgctgagcagagagagtgtgtgattgGATGCAATAGGGTAACATTCTAAAGTAAACCTTTTATTATGATGCAGCTCTGCTGGATCTGTACTCATATGTCCAGGAGTTATCTCTGACCTGATGGAATGGATGGCAGCACCGTAGCCTAATGCTGAGGCCTGGTGCTTTACTCTCCCTGCCCTACCACTGTCCTTtctcctgcagtctctgtccAGCTCCTGTCACAACATGGCGGAGGCCCTCCCCACCAGCTCCTCTGGGTGCATGaccccctccagctcctcctccaacTCCCAGCCGGACCTATCAGTACCCTCACCGGCCACCGCACACCGTACCCTCAAGCCTGCCCCCCAGCACAAACGCTCTGTGTCCATGACCTCGCTGCCTGTTTacaaccagcaggtggcagacTCCTGCATTGTCAGGGTCAGCGTGGAGAATGGCAACAACGGCAACATGTACAAGAGCATCCTGGTGAGGGTCAAACGTCAATGAAGGTCAGCGCGGTATGCACTGTGGTCTGTTTTGCAAGTCAAACTTTGTGACCCCTGTAATGGGCTGTTATGTGGACCAGTCAGTGTTGTTCACTGTAAAGCAAAGTACTTTTGATTGTATAATTTGATTGTATATCAGTACTTACCACAGTGCAATTCCACCCACTATGGAAATTACGAAGCCTGTCTTTCCTATCATTATGAATTAGACTActaaactaaaactgaaaagtaCATATGTTTGCTCCAAATTAGATGTCTTCCATTGCTTTATCGTGGGACGGCTGCCCAGTAATCACACAAGCTTCCCCTGCCCTTGTCAATTCAGTCTGACTCCATTCAGTTCAgttaatccattttaattcatgctgtaatattttatttgcatcaaATGCAATGTACATATTGCCAATACGTAAACAACTAGCACATAGTATAGGAAAGAAACCAATCATATCTTGAAATATCACAGTACCACAATAAATCAGCACCTGTGATTGTCTCTTTCAGCTGACCAGCCAGGACAAGACAGCCCAGGTGATTCAGCGAGCCCTGGAGAAACACAATCTGGAGGATGTGAACTGCCAGGACTTCACCCTCAGCCAGGTGCTGCCCCAAGACAGAGGTGGGTCCTGCCAAAATCCTGCcatgcattttacacaataatttacatttccATGCCATGCATTTTACACACCCTTGTACATCTGtatgcagtgcattttaaacaccCATTTACAGACATTTGCAGGGCTTAATGAACAAAGAAAGCCCTGTGTTAAGCTGGACATACCCAGCTCTCAGAAACTTCAGGCTTGTAAGGGCTACTAATAATAAATTTTATGTAGTCTTTTTTATACATCTCATTGTAGCCCAATGTGcttcatagaaaaaaataaaataaatacaaacatgaaatgttGTGCCTCTCTATTCTAGGGACAGGCTATTCCACAGCCTAGGAGTATAAAAGCAAATTGATCTTTTTGAAAATCTTTATTTAGCACCTCCCACGTATAGTTTCAAAATACATACAGgtaagcaaaaataaaacaataataagaTAAAAACTAGATACAGGAATACAGGGATGTTCAGGCTTTTGCAGATCAAAGGGCACATTTGGGCTGTTCTGTTTCCAGAAGGTCAGAAATGTACTCTGGTGCCAAGCCATttagtgttttaaaaacaagtaaaagaattttaaaatccattttaaaacaaacagacgTTACTGCAAAGATGTAAATACTGGGGTAGTATGGCAGTGTTTTAGCCATAATTTGCCAGTACTGTGCTTTGGAAGTAAAAagtgcatgttttttctttgtacaaaacattcaaatatttaCTGGTTCATCTTCACTATGATAAAGTATTAGCAGACTAATCCCATAATGAATAGTGTATGAACAGTACACTTATGTATTACATCCCTGTCTATGTTTCTTTCAGAGCTGCTTATTCCAGAAAAAACCAACGTATTTTATGCCATGTCCACCTCAGCCAACTATGACTTTGTCCTACGTCAGCAGAAGAGTAGCCCCCGGAAACCCTTAGGCTCTACGTCTAGCCTGAGCTCATATGTAGGAGGCCGCCATGCCAAGTAACAGCACCCCCTTTTCTCTGGATGAACTACTGAAAGGAGGAGATCACTCATATAGTAGTATACACTCGAGAACTCAAGGGAATTTTAACACTGTTGCTGCAtcactgtgaatgtttgtttttgtgtgtctgttttattaatgaaaaactgTCCAGACGAATGTCCAGACCAGAACATTGAACCAAAGGAGGTTTTTTCTTCCGGATTGAAATATCTGACTGCAAGCAGCACATCAATCTGAGCAAAcgactgtgtttctgtttgggGTGTTACGCACTCTTACACGAGTAATGCCAAACTGCCGTTGTAAAAGGAGATACAAATCTTTTTTCTACTTTTGCAAGAAACTAGTATgtgaagacatgaaaaaaggaagaaatgaagatataaaaataaacaaagaatgAAGAGTGCATGGACACAAGCAGGCTGGAGCTCCAGGCACAGAAGGACATGCTGACTTACACTCGCCCAGTGTGTTCTGCTTAGA
It contains:
- the LOC118793955 gene encoding ral guanine nucleotide dissociation stimulator-like 1 isoform X2 — its product is MGKWELTMDPVQEWGEEVEEGAVYGITLRREPVHPHSDPAEAMLELSFVQYRTCKVRRLKAATLDRLVAHLLEPCNQEPDYTRIFLSMHRTFTSTHTLIQLLFKRDDNLSDVDNSDFYVRVLLPLIQTWLDEHSEDFLEPPQYPSLQMLSFHLHRHLCFRLLAQRTETLLKKFQHEETDHHDKATSAEPSEEEEEESGDDGLECDRAEADFMAFTATDIAVELKRLDAELFIKVMPFQCLGCVWSQRDKKDSLSPTVRATIAQFNSITNRVITSLLCHPAPSHTPTLPRSPAQRACIIEKWIKVAQECRQLKNFSSLKAILSALQSNAIYRLRKTWAAVSRESMAMFEHLCDTFPDENCVLSSREILVEDGSHPAVDSSVPKSPKPPKRSPISRQTSISGGIVPYLGTYLTVLTMLDTALPDTMEGGLINFEKRRREFEVLSQIQQLQEACSLSILPHHPQITQWLLGQKMLNDQESYDLSRELEPPADSCPSSPSSWSHRLLSKKLSSLLTITGGPDRKMHSDQVSVSSSGSSGSEMEDLSTPHSSPLSLQSLSSSCHNMAEALPTSSSGCMTPSSSSSNSQPDLSVPSPATAHRTLKPAPQHKRSVSMTSLPVYNQQVADSCIVRVSVENGNNGNMYKSILLTSQDKTAQVIQRALEKHNLEDVNCQDFTLSQVLPQDRELLIPEKTNVFYAMSTSANYDFVLRQQKSSPRKPLGSTSSLSSYVGGRHAK
- the LOC118793955 gene encoding ral guanine nucleotide dissociation stimulator-like 1 isoform X3, with the protein product MGKWELTMDPVQEWGEEVEEGAVYGITLRREPVHPHSDPAEAMLELSFVQYRTCKVRRLKAATLDRLVAHLLEPCNQEPDYTRIFLSMHRTFTSTHTLIQLLFKRDDNLSDVDNSDFYVRVLLPLIQTWLDEHSEDFLEPPQYPSLQMLSFHLHRHLCFRLLAQRTETLLKKFQHEETDHHDKATSAEPSEEEEEESGDDGLECDRAEADFMAFTATDIAVELKRLDAELFIKVMPFQCLGCVWSQRDKKDSLSPTVRATIAQFNSITNRVITSLLCHPAPSHTPTLPRSPAQRACIIEKWIKVAQECRQLKNFSSLKAILSALQSNAIYRLRKTWAAVSRESMAMFEHLCDTFPDENCVLSSREILVEQDGSHPAVDSSVPKSPKPPKRSPISRQTSISGGIVPYLGTYLTVLTMLDTALPDTMEGGLINFEKRRREFEVLSQIQQLQEACSLSILPHHPQITQWLLGQKMLNDQESYDLSRELEPPADSCPSSPSSWSHRLLSKKLSSLLTITGGPDRKMHSDQVSVSSSGSSGSEMEDLSTPHSSPLSLQSLSSSCHNMAEALPTSSSGCMTPSSSSSNSQPDLSVPSPATAHRTLKPAPQHKRSVSMTSLPVYNQQVADSCIVRVSVENGNNGNMYKSILVRVKRQ
- the LOC118793955 gene encoding ral guanine nucleotide dissociation stimulator-like 1 isoform X1; amino-acid sequence: MGKWELTMDPVQEWGEEVEEGAVYGITLRREPVHPHSDPAEAMLELSFVQYRTCKVRRLKAATLDRLVAHLLEPCNQEPDYTRIFLSMHRTFTSTHTLIQLLFKRDDNLSDVDNSDFYVRVLLPLIQTWLDEHSEDFLEPPQYPSLQMLSFHLHRHLCFRLLAQRTETLLKKFQHEETDHHDKATSAEPSEEEEEESGDDGLECDRAEADFMAFTATDIAVELKRLDAELFIKVMPFQCLGCVWSQRDKKDSLSPTVRATIAQFNSITNRVITSLLCHPAPSHTPTLPRSPAQRACIIEKWIKVAQECRQLKNFSSLKAILSALQSNAIYRLRKTWAAVSRESMAMFEHLCDTFPDENCVLSSREILVEQDGSHPAVDSSVPKSPKPPKRSPISRQTSISGGIVPYLGTYLTVLTMLDTALPDTMEGGLINFEKRRREFEVLSQIQQLQEACSLSILPHHPQITQWLLGQKMLNDQESYDLSRELEPPADSCPSSPSSWSHRLLSKKLSSLLTITGGPDRKMHSDQVSVSSSGSSGSEMEDLSTPHSSPLSLQSLSSSCHNMAEALPTSSSGCMTPSSSSSNSQPDLSVPSPATAHRTLKPAPQHKRSVSMTSLPVYNQQVADSCIVRVSVENGNNGNMYKSILLTSQDKTAQVIQRALEKHNLEDVNCQDFTLSQVLPQDRELLIPEKTNVFYAMSTSANYDFVLRQQKSSPRKPLGSTSSLSSYVGGRHAK